One genomic window of Sphingopyxis sp. OPL5 includes the following:
- a CDS encoding DUF934 domain-containing protein, translating into MVEHVHADGEEPAVTLDAFLSQSNATAVRLEPDEDARALIPHLDRLALIEVAFPKFRDGRGYSSARILREAGYVGELRAQGDVLVDQIAYMKRCGFDSFAAEKDLNPADVEAALARWPEHYQGAADGAVPIWKLRHG; encoded by the coding sequence ATGGTTGAGCATGTGCACGCCGACGGCGAAGAACCCGCCGTCACCCTCGACGCCTTTCTGTCGCAGTCGAACGCGACCGCGGTGCGCCTCGAACCCGACGAGGATGCGCGCGCGCTGATCCCCCATCTCGACCGGCTCGCGCTGATCGAGGTCGCCTTCCCGAAATTCCGCGACGGCCGCGGCTATTCGTCGGCGCGCATCCTGCGCGAGGCGGGCTATGTCGGCGAACTGCGCGCGCAGGGCGACGTGCTGGTCGACCAGATCGCCTATATGAAGCGCTGCGGTTTCGACAGCTTCGCCGCCGAAAAAGACCTCAACCCCGCCGATGTCGAAGCGGCGCTGGCGCGCTGGCCCGAACATTATCAGGGCGCCGCCGACGGCGCGGTGCCGATCTGGAAGCTGAGGCATGGCTGA
- a CDS encoding phosphoadenylyl-sulfate reductase: MAEVRNSPDDRSRDRIDVAPRFTQADVIRLNNLFRGQDAAEVVTSVIGAGLLGETAIVSSFGAESAVLLHLVSRAAPDMPVLFLDTGKHFPETLAYRDELAARLGLNIVNLTPDAADLTAKDATELRWSYDPDGCCEIRKVKPLEKAMTNFDASITGRKGFQSSTRTGLPRFELDGSTGRLKFNPLANWTRADLDAYFEAHDLPRHPLEAEGYPSIGCSPCTSKVLPGEDPRSGRWRGWDKTECGIHEVVSPIDDDPANDPAF; this comes from the coding sequence ATGGCTGAAGTGAGGAATTCTCCGGACGACCGCTCCCGCGACCGGATCGACGTGGCGCCGCGTTTCACGCAGGCCGACGTCATTCGCCTGAACAACCTGTTCCGCGGCCAGGACGCCGCCGAGGTGGTGACCAGCGTGATCGGGGCCGGACTGCTCGGCGAAACCGCGATCGTGTCGAGCTTCGGCGCCGAAAGCGCGGTGCTGCTCCACCTCGTGAGCCGCGCCGCGCCCGACATGCCGGTGCTGTTCCTCGACACCGGCAAGCATTTCCCCGAAACGCTGGCGTACCGCGACGAACTCGCGGCGCGGCTGGGCCTCAATATCGTCAACCTGACCCCGGATGCCGCGGACCTGACGGCGAAGGACGCGACCGAATTGCGCTGGTCCTACGACCCCGACGGTTGCTGCGAAATCCGCAAGGTCAAGCCGCTCGAAAAGGCGATGACCAATTTCGACGCCTCGATCACCGGGCGCAAGGGGTTCCAGTCCTCGACGCGCACCGGCCTGCCGCGATTCGAACTCGATGGGTCGACCGGCCGCCTGAAGTTCAACCCGCTCGCCAACTGGACGCGCGCCGACCTCGACGCCTATTTCGAAGCGCACGACCTGCCACGCCACCCGCTCGAAGCCGAGGGCTATCCGTCGATCGGCTGCTCGCCCTGCACGTCGAAGGTCCTGCCGGGCGAAGACCCGCGCTCGGGCCGCTGGCGCGGCTGGGACAAGACCGAATGCGGCATCCACGAAGTGGTGTCGCCGATCGACGACGATCCGGCGAACGACCCGGCGTTCTAG
- a CDS encoding GIY-YIG nuclease family protein, producing MSKRGWVYIMTNKPAGVLYIGVTADLPARIYQHKTGQGSAFCRKYGLTRLVLVEEFSTIGEAIAREKAMKAWQRQWKIELIEASNADWSDLSVAMI from the coding sequence ATGAGCAAGCGCGGCTGGGTATATATCATGACCAACAAGCCAGCCGGCGTTCTATACATCGGCGTAACCGCCGACCTGCCGGCTCGCATCTACCAGCATAAAACGGGGCAGGGCTCGGCCTTTTGCCGCAAATATGGACTGACGCGATTGGTGCTGGTCGAGGAGTTTTCGACCATTGGCGAAGCGATCGCGCGCGAAAAAGCGATGAAAGCATGGCAACGCCAGTGGAAAATCGAGCTGATTGAAGCGAGCAATGCCGACTGGTCCGATTTGTCGGTCGCGATGATTTGA
- a CDS encoding nitrite/sulfite reductase, with protein sequence MYKYDEYDHAMVAARVAEFSDQVKRRLAGEITEDQFKPLRLMNGLYLQLHAYMLRVAVPYGTLDGRQMRMLAHIARKYDRDYGHFTTRQNIQYNWIKLEDAPAILEDLASVEMHAIQTSGNCIRNISSDQWAGAAADEITDPRPWAELLRQWSSFHPEFSYLPRKFKIAVIAADEDRAAMRLHDIGIQIVEKDGVHGAAFYVGGGMGRTPMIAPLIKDFVPLDDMLSYAEACLRVYNRYGRRDNIYKARIKILIHELGADEYRRQVEEEFVHVKALGIDPPKAEFDRIAKQFVSPPLDASAPDAIDRSDPDFAVWVDQNVAAHKVPGHAIVNISLKPVGGIPGDASSAQIDLMADLAEQYSHDELRVTHAQNIVLPHVRKADLYAIWQALDAAGLATPNLDLISDIIACPGLDYCSLANARSIPVAQKIATRFSDLGRQKELGELKLKISGCINACGHHHAGHIGILGVDRKGTENYQLSLGGSGAEDVSLGTITGPGFDEDGIVDAVERVTDKYLAERAEGERFVDTYRRIGMAPFKEAIYG encoded by the coding sequence ATGTATAAATATGACGAATATGACCATGCGATGGTCGCCGCCCGCGTTGCCGAATTTTCGGATCAGGTGAAGCGCCGCCTGGCGGGGGAAATCACCGAAGACCAGTTCAAGCCGCTGCGCCTGATGAACGGGCTCTATCTCCAGCTTCATGCCTATATGCTGCGCGTCGCGGTGCCTTACGGGACGCTCGACGGGCGCCAGATGCGCATGCTCGCGCATATCGCGCGCAAGTACGACCGCGACTACGGCCATTTCACCACCCGCCAGAATATCCAGTATAACTGGATCAAGCTGGAGGACGCGCCCGCGATTCTCGAAGATCTCGCGTCGGTCGAGATGCATGCAATCCAGACGAGCGGCAATTGCATCCGCAATATCAGCTCGGACCAATGGGCGGGCGCCGCCGCCGACGAGATCACCGATCCGCGGCCCTGGGCCGAGCTGCTCCGCCAATGGTCGAGCTTCCACCCCGAATTCAGCTATTTGCCGCGCAAGTTCAAGATCGCGGTGATCGCGGCCGACGAGGACCGCGCCGCGATGCGCCTGCACGACATCGGCATCCAGATCGTCGAGAAGGACGGGGTCCACGGCGCCGCCTTCTACGTCGGCGGCGGCATGGGCCGCACCCCGATGATCGCGCCGCTGATCAAGGATTTCGTGCCGCTCGACGATATGCTGAGCTATGCCGAGGCCTGCCTGCGCGTGTACAACCGCTACGGCCGCCGCGACAATATCTACAAGGCGCGGATCAAGATCCTGATCCACGAACTGGGCGCCGACGAATATCGCCGTCAGGTCGAGGAAGAGTTCGTCCATGTAAAGGCGCTGGGAATCGACCCGCCGAAGGCCGAGTTCGACCGCATCGCGAAGCAATTCGTGTCGCCACCGCTCGACGCGTCGGCACCCGACGCGATCGACCGCAGCGATCCCGATTTCGCCGTGTGGGTCGACCAGAATGTCGCCGCACACAAGGTGCCGGGCCATGCGATCGTCAACATCAGCCTGAAGCCCGTCGGCGGCATTCCCGGCGACGCATCGTCGGCGCAGATCGACCTGATGGCCGACCTGGCCGAACAATATAGCCATGACGAACTGCGCGTGACGCACGCGCAGAACATCGTGCTGCCGCACGTCCGCAAGGCCGATCTGTACGCGATCTGGCAGGCGCTCGACGCCGCAGGGCTGGCGACGCCGAACCTCGACCTGATCAGCGACATCATCGCCTGCCCCGGGCTCGATTATTGCAGCCTGGCCAATGCGCGCTCGATTCCGGTCGCGCAGAAGATCGCGACGCGCTTTTCGGACCTTGGCCGTCAGAAGGAACTCGGCGAGCTCAAGCTTAAGATTTCGGGCTGCATCAACGCCTGTGGCCACCACCATGCCGGGCACATCGGCATCCTGGGGGTCGACCGCAAGGGCACCGAAAATTACCAGTTGTCGCTCGGCGGATCGGGCGCGGAGGACGTCAGCCTCGGCACGATTACCGGCCCCGGTTTCGATGAGGACGGCATCGTCGACGCCGTCGAACGCGTCACCGACAAATATCTGGCCGAACGGGCCGAAGGCGAGCGCTTCGTCGACACCTATCGCCGTATCGGCATGGCCCCGTTCAAGGAGGCGATCTATGGTTGA